One part of the Denticeps clupeoides chromosome 16, fDenClu1.1, whole genome shotgun sequence genome encodes these proteins:
- the LOC114766403 gene encoding LOW QUALITY PROTEIN: glutamine and serine-rich protein 1-like (The sequence of the model RefSeq protein was modified relative to this genomic sequence to represent the inferred CDS: inserted 2 bases in 2 codons; deleted 1 base in 1 codon), giving the protein MDGSYPNPSFADPLDPAQQQQPAAWAYERGPACVKPSSGYGATHLETELLQRQTYASSQLSTYTTSQTPAGLSGVFDTSLQTSGSNATETPVMNFLSAIESRSLQAGPASASLPQFRSWQTGANSSNTDLFLAGALPSSGTFPTPSALSSYQHPSIFSTRSFTTSPALPLQDVTFSSSNGLLPPQDPLLQIKSSQSTVPTALAFDRLSATSIGPGLPPQSSTYRSAQESAPHLLQPQFSLLPSALGNPQPALQPYGAPAFSGPMERALQRECSVIKHHQRPSSTQLPAGAPHPLQTFLAGESGVPFPAEASRQTSVPCSPVGDAAHPINGGPQQTSLQTQAYPSSVPSPGFSPSPGMKAKDCSSSNMAQRSNKSAESEPRAQAGSPKPLQTFSSPGQKPNSAAASQPQPYAPAQIPDLMSMSPSHNYITSQSLSGTVSHPQVFSTGQTEKMPSVYKFSFAGQSESVTSAGLAYSLPSAVHGAEYGAQVQGLCMGSPSPVYSPGHTQGPPNASYYAAGPAAAGASRSYATEQSLPPASSFSPARAGVEPLKFLLPVQLPSSSQALHRGTPSAELKPAYGKRKEDGSMFLAKEGCGELPIQDVQALQRGTLQSSTQALAGNESGGQNNVVYVVSKADDRYNTQSVIRSNSRSEDHMMGSPLGSIKDERLMPTNQHGQXSSSSARVGPEPKSSSALMQSSHVAMNAEQLKPQSLLLKVPGSQQQNHQAQTITIQQDHKQTTQGQTQFVCVPGAPVLLEPSQMIVLQQTLPHTVQTSKVTTQMQPVQYLQMTSDINPPTVSIAESSKHNTSPKVNFSQTSQHDGKHHFTLGSICFPDSMLMTDERTILSNVDDILAATVAACGVTPHDFVKAASSEGEMPSLANPTDSKCHFQSAESRNEPTFTPQQGIIANTQTLTLTLNSTHLTSDIQHFPKSGVGSHQAYLLENLHAQHGVNSIIVSSQHEVDGLTAQSHETGDGEAAEKSSATPKNVASLSPSDNSDGRVSSDFHLTGQEYNPTVMMNHVSKSQEQVPSSEANGIKKEDILLQCPADGLXKEKSRSKGSSRFPCEDENGLPRPPKRSGQGKRQNGKGSDIGSSSASDSCQDGYQHQERIRQKIKEVEEKQPEIRTGFIGSFLDFLKSGPKQNFSSPQIRTPNRTRKSSSVSKKASGLLPMSYKLQPPLAPLPMQENQPLSSTRRLDEDLQKNLVTLPSFSSDEDEAAGKNQALQNSITSALSSLDEPSDRKQKPVDRSAGDLLRQQQYSSVEPSPVKVPPREISAEELLKDVPPDHLALQLMTVAIEGLTDEELSDSGGEGMYRERDEFVVKNEDIESLKVTLKAGLEPPAIWKVQKALLQKFIPELRDGRRVFSATNSYLGYFGDAKTMYRRVYVKFLDTVNKREYVRVCSRKPRCKPMHSMRGSQAKALFGHKILPVNSSIRPASNKLLSKLKAKQPKSKAEPPPKKRRKWKEAFSPSDSSPEASSEADEFTPPVSFSSRFLNTRTMKETFKGFVELLISVTLDADVMSTLERGNDELLLPHMKRVDCMITDNRRRLLPKLCVGQLFKSALDTFPEISVVTELKKDGETPAFKVCLSGKAYNKKTMKPSKSPSKLPLEYTVDQQTKTRWFSLYHSLQHYKYHTYLTCRDEIASLKLHAQDLRQEQTVQICMSNRAWVERLFDRFGELLTQVQQACL; this is encoded by the exons ATGGACGGGAGCTACCCGAACCCGAGCTTCGCGGACCCGCTGGACCcggcgcagcagcagcagcccgcAGCCTGGGCCTACGAGCGCGGCCCCGCATGCGTGAAGCCAAG TTCCGGTTATGGAGCGACACACCTGGAGACTGAGCTGCTCCAGCGGCAGACCTATGCCTCCAGCCAACTCTCCACGTACACCACCTCACAAACCCCTGCAG GCCTTTCTGGAGTCTTTGACaccagcttgcagacatctGGCAGCAACGCTACTGAAACGCCCGTCATGAACTTCCTCTCGGCCATCGAGTCACGAAGCCTTCAGGCTGGCCCTGCAAGTGCTTCTCTTCCCCAGTTTAGGTCATGGCAGACAG gtGCAAACTCTTCAAATACAGATCTTTTTCTCGCAGGAGCCTTGCCCTCATCTGGGACATTTCCTACACCTTCTGCTCTGTCATCCTACCAGCACCCCAGCATCTTCTCCACGCGAAGCTTTACGACTTCGCCCGCGTTACCCCTTCAAGATGTCACCTTCAGCAGCTCTAATGGTCTCCTGCCCCCGCAGGACCCTTTACTTCAGATCAAGTCCTCCCAGAGCACTGTGCCTACTGCCCTTGCCTTTGACCGCCTGAGTGCAACCTCCATAGGTCCCGGCCTCCCGCCCCAGTCCTCCACGTATCGCTCGGCCCAGGAGTCCGCCCCCCACCTCCTCCAACCACAGTTCAGCCTGCTGCCGTCTGCCCTGGGCAACCCCCAGCCGGCCCTCCAGCCTTACGGCGCTCCAGCCTTCTCCGGGCCCATGGAGCGAGCGCTTCAGCGCGAATGTAGCGTGATCAAGCACCATCAGCGGCCTTCAAGCACCCAACTGCCTGCAGGCGCGCCGCACCCCCTGCAAACCTTCCTGGCTGGCGAGAGCGGCGTTCCCTTCCCGGCCGAGGCCTCGCGACAGACGTCGGTGCCCTGCAGCCCCGTCGGAGACGCGGCACATCCCATCAACGGTGGACCGCAGCAGACGTCTCTGCAGACTCAGGCCTACCCCTCCTCTGTACCCTCTCCGGGCTTTTCACCCTCCCCTGGGATGAAAGCCAAAGACTGTTCTTCCAGCAACATGGCTCAGCGTTCCAACAAAAGTGCCGAGTCGGAGCCGCGTGCGCAGGCGGGCTCGCCGAAGCCACTGCAGACCTTCTCGTCCCCGGGCCAGAAGCCAAACTCGGCGGCTGCCTCCCAGCCACAGCCGTACGCGCCTGCGCAGATTCCCGATTTGATGTCCATGAGCCCTTCGCACAACTACATCACTTCTCAGAGTCTCTCCGGCACCGTCAGCCACCCGCAGGTGTTCTCCACGGGGCAGACCGAAAAAATGCCTTCTGTCTACAAGTTCTCGTTCGCTGGCCAGTCCGAGAGCGTGACCTCCGCCGGCCTCGCGTACTCGTTGCCTTCGGCGGTGCACGGTGCGGAGTACGGCGCGCAGGTTCAGGGGCTGTGCATGGGGAGCCCCTCTCCGGTCTACTCTCCCGGCCACACTCAGGGTCCACCAAATGCGAGCTACTACGCCGCGGGGCCGGCCGCCGCCGGCGCGTCTCGGAGCTACGCGACAGAACAATCCCTCCCTCCGGCCTCGTCTTTCTCGCCAGCCCGTGCCGGGGTCGAGCCCCTGAAATTCCTGCTTCCTGTTCAGCTGCCTTCTTCCTCCCAAGCCTTACACAGAGGGACGCCATCGGCAGAGTTAAAGCCGGCCTACGGCAAAAGGAAAGAAGATGGGAGCATGTTCCTCGCCAAAGAGGGATGCGGGGAGCTTCCCATTCAGGACGTGCAAGCGTTGCAGAGAGGAACCCTTCAGAGTTCCACTCAGGCTCTTGCTGGTAACGAATCTGGAGGTCAGAACAACGTGGTGTACGTGGTCTCTAAGGCAGATGATCGGTACAACACTCAGAGTGTGATCAGGAGCAACTCCAGATCCGAAGACCATATGATGGGATCTCCCTTAGGGTCCATAAAAGACGAACGTCTCATGCCCACAAATCAGCATGGAC CTAGTAGTAGCAGCGCTCGGGTCGGGCCCGAGCCAAAAAGCTCTTCTGCGCTGATGCAGTCTTCCCACGTCGCCATGAACGCAGAGCAGCTCAAGCCACAATCTCTCCTGCTCAAGGTGCCAGGTTCTCAGCAGCAGAACCATCAAGCACAGACAATCACTATTCAGCAGGACCACAAACAGACAACCCAGGGACAAACCCAGTTTGTCTGCGTCCCAGGTGCCCCAGTCCTCCTTGAACCTTCACAGATGATTGTACTCCAACAGACTTTGCCTCACACAGTCCAAACCTCGAAGGTGACAACTCAAATGCAGCCAGTTCAGTATCTCCAAATGACGAGTGACATCAACCCCCCCACTGTGAGTATTGCGGAGTCCTCCAAGCACAACACGTCCCCAAAAGTCAATTTCAGCCAGACCAGTCAGCATGATGGAAAGCATCACTTTACCCTCGGCTCCATCTGCTTTCCGGACTCCATGCTGATGACGGACGAGAGGACCATCCTGTCCAACGTGGACGACATCCTGGCCGCGACGGTGGCTGCCTGCGGAGTGACGCCGCATGACTTTGTCAAAGCTGCCTCCTCCGAAGGGGAGATGCCTTCACTCGCCAACCCCACGGATTCCAAGTGCCACTTCCAGTCTGCTGAGAGCAGGAACGAACCAACCTTCACCCCTCAGCAAGGGATTATTGCTAATACCCAGACTCTGACTTTGACATTAAACAGTACTCACCTGACGTCAGACATTCAGCATTTTCCCAAAAGTGGAGTTGGGTCGCACCAAGCATATCTATTAGAAAACTTGCATGCACAACACGGGGTGAACAGTATCATCGTCAGCTCCCAACACGAAGTAGACGGACTCACCGCTCAATCGCACGAAACTGGTGACGGGGAAGCTGCAGAAAAGAGTTCTGCGACCCCCAAAAACGTGGCCTCTCTTAGCCCCAGTGACAATAGCGACGGGAGGGTCAGTTCAGACTTCCACCTGACTGGCCAGGAGTAT AACCCAACAGTCATGATGAACCATGTCTCCAAGAGCCAGGAGCAGGTTCCATCCAGTGAAGCCAATGGCATTAAAAAGGAAGATATCCTCCTGCAATGCCCAGCTGATGGCC CCAAAGAAAAATCGAGGTCTAAAGGCTCCTCCAGGTTCCCATGTGAAGATGAGAACGGACTTCCTCGGCCCCCGAAGCGAAGTGGCCAAGGGAAGCGGCAGAATGGTAAAGGCAGCGACATCGGTTCATCCTCGGCTTCCGACAGCTGCCAAGATGGCTATCAGCATCAGGAGAGGATACGGCAGAAGATAAAAGAGGTAGAAGAAAAGCAACCGGAGATCAGAACGGGATTCATTGGGTCCTTCTTAGACTTTCTTAAATCAGGTCCAAAGCAAAATTTCTCTTCGCCTCAAATAAGGACACCTAACCGTACACGGAAATCTTCGTCTGTTTCAAAGAAAGCCTCCGGTCTCCTGCCCATGTCTTATAAGCTTCAGCCCCCATTAGCCCCTTTGCCAATGCAGGAAAACCAGCCTCTTAGTTCGACAAGACGCCTGGATGAGGACTTGCAGAAGAACCTGGTGACCCTCCCGTCCTTCTCATCAGATGAAGACGAAGCAGCAGGGAAAAACCAGGCCCTTCAGAATAGCATCACTTCAGCCCTTTCATCTCTAGATGAGCCATCAGACCGGAAGCAAAAGCCAG TAGACAGATCAGCAGGTGATTTGCTAAGGCAGCAGCAATACTCAAGCGTGGAACCATCACCCGTGAAGGTGCCTCCGAGGGAAATTTCTGCCGAAGAACTGCTGAAGGACGTTCCTCCTGACCATCTAGCTCTGCAGCTGATGACGGTTGCCATAGAGGGCCTGACTGACGAGGAACTGTCCGACAGCGGAGGGGAGGGGATGTACCGTGAGCGGGACGAGTTTGTGGTGAAAAACGAGGACATTGAAAGCCTGAAG GTGACTTTGAAAGCAGGGTTGGAGCCGCCAGCTATCTGGAAAGTACAAAAGGCACTGCTGCAAAAGTTCATTCCGGAGCTGAGGGACGGCAGACGAGTGTTCTCAGCCACCAACAGT TATTTGGGATACTTTGGAGATGCCAAGACTATGTACCGGAGAGTGTATGTGAAGTTCCTTGACACGGTCAACAAAAGAGAGTATGTCCGCGTCTGCAGCAGGAAACCGAGGTGTAAGCCCATGCACTCCATGAG AGGCTCACAGGCCAAGGCCCTGTTTGGCCACAAGATCCTTCCGGTAAACAGCTCAATCAGACCAGCCTCAAACAAGCTCCTTTCCAAGCTCAAAGCAAAACAGCCAAAGTCCAAGGCAGAGCCGCCACCCAAGAAGAGAAGGAAATGGAAGGAAGCGTTCTCGCCTTCCGACTCATCTCCTGAGGCTTCCAGCGAAGCTGACG AGTTTACACCCCCTGTTTCCTTTTCTTCACGCTTCCTGAACACCAGAACCATGAAGGAGACCTTCAAGGGCTTTGTGGAGCTTCTGATCAGTGTGACTCTAGATGCAGATGTAATGAGCACGCTGGAGAGGGGAAATG ACGAGCTGCTGCTGCCTCACATGAAGAGAGTGGATTGCATGATCACCGACAACAGGAGACGCCTGCTGCCCAAGCTCTGTGTGGGACAGCTGTTCAAG AGCGCGCTGGACACCTTTCCTGAGATTTCAGTGGTGACAGAACTGAAAAAAGATGGCGAGACCCCTGCCTTTAAAGTCTGCTTAAGTGGGAAGgcttacaacaaaaaaactatgAAGCCCTCCAAGTCCCCAAGCAAATTACCTTTG